In Palleronia sp. LCG004, a single window of DNA contains:
- a CDS encoding murein L,D-transpeptidase, which produces MGIVINQSGLVTRMFVGKWQGWSEDPGKGRRLRPRMIAMLPKGTLRIVGMTLAFVTGIGGMPAAGATEITAFKQAVAIGAAEDPALSDFYREINYRAIWTGSSPEDRERRAAFLSIVGEADVHGLPQGIYDEAILRDLMGGARNDRDRGRVEAELSRLLLTFVRHLETGILVPSEVDRDIKREVPRRDGATILREFARAEPYAYLTSLAPRTAEYAGLVREKAKLERIVAAGGYGPTVPAGRLELGASGMGVLALRDRLISLGYLPRTETAQFDAGMELAVEAFQADHGLNNDGIVGGATLAALNRSAAERLGQVLVAMERERWMNRDLGDRHILVNLTDFRTRIVVEGETIFETRSVIGADKDGQRTPEFSDEMDHIVINPSWYVPRSIVVNEYLPALRRNPYALGYMEITDRQGRVVNRGHGFAQYSAGTFPFAMRQPPGPRNALGLVKFMFPNRYNIYLHDTPAKNLFSSEVRAFSHGCIRLGDPFDFAYALLGMQSDDPEGEFQRHLRSGRETRVNLETPVPVHLIYRTAIAKPGGGVEYRGDIYGRDARILAALGAAGVALPGPGS; this is translated from the coding sequence GTGGGCATCGTGATCAATCAGAGCGGTCTTGTTACGAGAATGTTCGTTGGCAAGTGGCAAGGCTGGTCCGAAGATCCGGGCAAAGGACGCCGACTCAGGCCAAGGATGATTGCGATGCTACCTAAAGGAACCCTCCGCATCGTCGGTATGACGCTCGCCTTCGTAACCGGGATCGGCGGCATGCCTGCCGCCGGTGCGACCGAGATCACGGCGTTCAAGCAAGCGGTCGCGATCGGCGCGGCCGAGGATCCGGCGCTCTCCGATTTCTACCGCGAGATCAACTATAGGGCGATCTGGACCGGCTCCTCCCCCGAGGATCGAGAGCGCCGCGCGGCCTTCCTGTCCATCGTGGGAGAGGCGGATGTCCACGGTCTACCCCAGGGCATCTATGACGAGGCGATCCTGCGCGACTTGATGGGCGGGGCCCGCAACGATCGCGATCGCGGCCGGGTGGAGGCCGAGCTCAGCCGTCTCCTGCTGACCTTCGTACGTCATCTCGAAACGGGTATCCTGGTGCCGTCCGAGGTCGACCGCGATATCAAGCGCGAGGTTCCTCGACGCGACGGGGCAACCATCCTGCGCGAGTTCGCCCGGGCAGAACCCTACGCCTATCTGACCTCGCTTGCACCGCGCACGGCTGAATATGCGGGCCTCGTGCGCGAGAAAGCGAAGCTCGAAAGAATTGTCGCCGCGGGTGGATACGGGCCAACCGTTCCGGCGGGACGTCTCGAGTTGGGTGCCAGCGGGATGGGCGTCCTCGCACTCCGCGACAGGCTGATCTCGCTCGGCTATCTGCCAAGAACCGAAACAGCGCAATTCGACGCCGGGATGGAACTCGCCGTCGAAGCATTTCAAGCCGATCACGGGCTGAACAACGATGGCATCGTCGGGGGCGCGACGCTCGCGGCGCTCAATCGCAGTGCGGCGGAGAGGCTTGGGCAGGTCCTCGTCGCAATGGAGCGTGAACGCTGGATGAACCGCGATCTGGGCGACCGCCACATCCTCGTCAATCTCACTGATTTCAGAACCAGGATCGTCGTAGAGGGCGAAACGATCTTCGAGACGAGATCGGTCATCGGGGCTGACAAGGATGGTCAGCGCACGCCCGAATTCTCGGACGAGATGGATCACATTGTCATCAATCCGAGCTGGTACGTCCCGCGCTCCATCGTCGTAAATGAGTATTTGCCGGCGCTCCGGCGCAACCCCTACGCGCTCGGTTACATGGAAATCACCGACCGCCAAGGACGCGTGGTGAACCGCGGACATGGTTTTGCGCAATACAGTGCCGGCACTTTTCCGTTTGCCATGCGTCAACCACCGGGGCCGCGCAATGCGCTTGGGCTCGTGAAGTTCATGTTTCCTAATAGATACAACATATATCTGCATGATACTCCTGCGAAAAACCTTTTCTCCAGCGAGGTTCGCGCTTTCTCGCACGGCTGTATCCGGTTGGGTGATCCATTTGATTTCGCCTACGCACTGCTCGGCATGCAGAGCGATGATCCAGAGGGTGAATTTCAGCGGCATCTGCGCTCCGGGCGCGAGACGCGCGTCAACCTCGAGACGCCGGTTCCCGTTCACCTGATCTACCGAACGGCGATCGCGAAGCCCGGGGGCGGTGTCGAATATCGCGGCGACATCTATGGGCGCGATGCCCGAATTCTCGCCGCGCTTGGGGCCGCAGGGGTGGCGTTGCCCGGCCCGGGGAGCTAG
- a CDS encoding beta-ketoacyl-[acyl-carrier-protein] synthase family protein produces the protein MRRVVITGAGTINALGGSVPETLEAMREGRCGIGRLDIRDLERLSVQIGGQVTGYDENDHFNRQQIALYDRFTQFALLAAGEAIAQSGVVFTDEIAARSGVVMGTSGGGLNTQDENYRAVYEEGKNRVHPFVVPKLMNNAATSHVSMQHNLQGPSFTVSTACASSNHAIGQAFQMVRTGMADVMVTGGTEAMLCFGGVKAWEGLRVMSKDACRPFSATRNGMVQGEGAGMFVLEEYEHAKARGAEILAEIAGFAMSSDAADIVMPSKQGAARAIRGAVVDAQLPLDAIGYINAHGTGTAANDKTECAAVADVFGHHANDLMISSTKSMHGHLIGGTGAVELLACIMALRDGVVAPTIGYEEPDPECALDVVPNTAREARIDVALSNAFAFGGLNAVLALRRI, from the coding sequence GTGAGGCGCGTTGTCATCACCGGTGCGGGTACGATCAACGCACTCGGTGGATCGGTTCCGGAAACGCTCGAGGCAATGCGAGAGGGGCGTTGCGGAATCGGAAGGCTCGACATCCGCGATCTCGAGCGACTTTCGGTGCAGATCGGCGGTCAGGTCACCGGCTACGACGAGAACGACCATTTCAATCGCCAGCAGATCGCGCTTTACGACCGGTTCACCCAATTTGCGCTCTTGGCCGCTGGCGAAGCCATCGCTCAGTCCGGTGTGGTCTTCACAGACGAGATCGCGGCACGCTCGGGCGTGGTGATGGGGACGTCGGGCGGCGGGCTCAACACCCAGGACGAGAATTACCGCGCCGTCTATGAGGAGGGGAAGAACCGTGTTCACCCCTTTGTCGTGCCGAAACTCATGAACAACGCGGCGACCAGCCACGTGTCGATGCAGCACAATCTGCAGGGGCCGAGCTTCACGGTCTCGACTGCCTGTGCATCCTCGAACCATGCGATCGGGCAAGCCTTCCAGATGGTCCGGACGGGCATGGCGGACGTGATGGTCACGGGCGGGACCGAAGCGATGCTTTGCTTCGGCGGGGTCAAGGCCTGGGAGGGCCTGCGCGTCATGTCCAAGGATGCCTGTCGTCCGTTCTCGGCGACCCGCAATGGCATGGTGCAAGGCGAGGGCGCAGGCATGTTCGTGCTCGAGGAATACGAGCATGCGAAAGCCCGAGGGGCCGAGATCCTGGCCGAGATCGCTGGCTTTGCCATGTCCTCGGACGCCGCAGATATCGTCATGCCCTCGAAACAGGGCGCGGCGCGGGCGATCCGCGGTGCAGTGGTCGACGCTCAGCTTCCGCTCGATGCAATCGGATACATCAATGCGCATGGCACCGGGACTGCAGCCAACGACAAGACCGAATGCGCGGCTGTCGCAGACGTGTTCGGTCACCACGCGAACGACCTGATGATCTCGAGCACCAAGTCCATGCACGGCCATCTCATCGGCGGAACGGGCGCGGTGGAACTCCTCGCCTGCATCATGGCGTTGCGAGACGGGGTCGTCGCTCCGACGATCGGTTACGAGGAACCCGACCCGGAATGCGCGCTCGACGTCGTACCCAATACTGCGCGCGAGGCACGGATCGATGTGGCGTTGTCGAACGCCTTTGCGTTCGGGGGACTCAACGCGGTACTGGCCCTGCGGCGGATCTGA
- the guaA gene encoding glutamine-hydrolyzing GMP synthase: MNDDVIAPAHQADHEKLLIVDFGSQVTQLIARRLREVNVYCEIHPFQNVTDAFLEEYAPRAVILSGGPASVRDEGAPRPPKRIFELGVPVLGICYGQQVMMQMLGGRIERGEGTAEFGRAFVSPTETRTDLFDGWFDDGREQVWMSHGDHVAEMAPGFEVCGTSPHAPFAVIADTDRRFYAVQFHPEVHHTPNGRTIFENFVRIAGFTGDWTMGAYREQAVAAIREQVGDGRVICALSGGVDSSVAAMLIHEAVGDQLTCVFVDHGLLRKGEAEEVVGMFRDNYNLPLIHADESELFLEKLDGVSDPETKRKIIGGLFIDVFDKHAGEIGGAEFLAQGTLYPDVIESVSFSGGPSVTIKSHHNVGGLPEKMGLKLVEPLRELFKDEVRALGVELGLPPSFIGRHPFPGPGLAIRCPGEITRPKLAILREADAVYIDQIRKHGLYDEIWQAFCAILPVRTVGVMGDGRTYDYACALRAVTSVDGMTADFYPFTHEFLGETATRIINEVRGINRVTYDITSKPPGTIEWE; this comes from the coding sequence ATGAACGACGACGTCATCGCCCCCGCCCATCAGGCCGACCACGAGAAACTTCTCATCGTGGATTTCGGCAGTCAGGTCACGCAGCTCATCGCACGCCGCCTGCGCGAGGTGAACGTCTACTGCGAGATCCATCCTTTCCAGAACGTGACCGACGCCTTCCTAGAGGAATACGCGCCGCGCGCGGTGATCCTGTCGGGCGGCCCAGCCAGCGTCCGTGACGAGGGGGCACCCCGCCCGCCCAAGCGGATCTTCGAGCTTGGGGTACCAGTGCTTGGCATCTGCTACGGACAGCAGGTGATGATGCAGATGCTCGGCGGCCGTATCGAGCGGGGAGAAGGCACGGCCGAGTTCGGCAGGGCCTTCGTGTCGCCGACCGAAACGCGTACCGACCTCTTCGATGGCTGGTTCGACGACGGTCGCGAGCAGGTCTGGATGAGCCACGGCGACCATGTTGCCGAGATGGCACCCGGCTTCGAGGTCTGCGGGACCTCGCCCCACGCCCCCTTTGCGGTCATCGCGGATACCGACCGTCGGTTCTATGCGGTGCAATTCCACCCGGAGGTGCATCACACGCCGAACGGGCGGACGATCTTCGAGAATTTCGTGCGCATCGCGGGGTTCACGGGCGATTGGACCATGGGGGCCTATCGCGAACAGGCGGTCGCGGCGATCCGCGAACAGGTCGGCGACGGCCGCGTGATCTGTGCGCTATCCGGGGGCGTCGACTCGTCGGTCGCGGCCATGCTGATCCACGAGGCCGTCGGCGATCAACTCACCTGCGTGTTCGTCGATCACGGCCTATTGCGGAAGGGAGAGGCCGAAGAAGTGGTCGGCATGTTCCGCGACAATTACAACCTGCCGCTTATCCATGCCGACGAATCGGAACTGTTCCTTGAGAAACTCGACGGCGTCTCGGACCCAGAGACCAAGCGGAAGATCATCGGCGGTCTTTTCATCGACGTCTTCGACAAGCATGCGGGCGAGATCGGCGGAGCGGAGTTCCTGGCGCAGGGTACGCTTTATCCCGACGTGATCGAGAGCGTCTCGTTCAGCGGCGGCCCGTCGGTGACGATCAAGTCCCACCACAATGTGGGCGGCCTGCCCGAAAAGATGGGCCTGAAGCTCGTCGAACCTCTGCGCGAGCTCTTCAAGGACGAGGTACGAGCGCTCGGCGTGGAGCTCGGCTTGCCGCCGTCCTTCATCGGGCGGCACCCCTTTCCCGGTCCCGGCCTCGCTATCCGCTGTCCGGGGGAGATCACTCGCCCGAAGCTCGCCATCCTGCGCGAAGCCGACGCGGTCTATATCGATCAGATCCGCAAGCACGGCCTCTACGACGAGATCTGGCAGGCGTTCTGCGCCATCCTGCCCGTCCGTACCGTAGGCGTCATGGGCGACGGGCGCACATATGACTATGCTTGCGCGCTGCGCGCCGTGACCTCCGTCGATGGAATGACCGCGGACTTCTATCCATTCACCCACGAATTCCTTGGCGAGACGGCGACCCGCATCATCAACGAGGTGCGCGGCATCAATCGTGTCACTTACGACATCACGTCGAAACCGCCGGGCACGATCGAATGGGAGTGA
- a CDS encoding acyl carrier protein, whose product MSENVKAKVIEILAQQAMVDPSDVEMTQTLDDLGIDSMGVVESIFAIEEEFDISVPFNANDPGAGEFDISSVASIVGAVEGLVAAQKA is encoded by the coding sequence ATGTCCGAGAACGTGAAGGCGAAGGTGATCGAGATCCTCGCCCAGCAGGCGATGGTCGATCCGTCGGACGTCGAGATGACGCAGACGCTCGACGATCTCGGGATCGACAGCATGGGCGTGGTCGAATCCATCTTCGCGATCGAGGAGGAATTCGACATTTCCGTACCGTTCAACGCCAACGATCCGGGGGCGGGCGAATTCGACATTTCCTCGGTCGCCTCCATCGTCGGTGCCGTGGAGGGTCTGGTCGCGGCGCAGAAGGCGTGA
- a CDS encoding DUF6477 family protein yields the protein MSDIQTRLATLRRPRLLLSAARFGLVDYDRDAALSRIVGAHAPVDGQTYLDTLLVLEDRLNEQRKAREASYSFARHVEVLVALLGERACASEAATG from the coding sequence ATGTCCGACATCCAAACCCGGCTCGCGACCCTGCGCCGTCCTCGCCTGCTTCTCAGCGCGGCGCGTTTCGGGCTCGTCGACTACGACCGTGACGCCGCTCTCTCCCGTATCGTCGGCGCACATGCGCCGGTCGACGGGCAGACCTATCTTGACACGCTCCTGGTGCTGGAGGACCGATTGAACGAACAGCGCAAGGCACGCGAGGCGAGCTACAGCTTCGCGCGGCATGTCGAGGTGCTCGTGGCGCTTCTCGGCGAACGCGCCTGCGCCAGTGAGGCTGCCACTGGCTAG
- a CDS encoding sensor histidine kinase, giving the protein MYESDWNERERRATLHSYGLTPNDDTTSLDEIVRLTARILDKPMAFISLVEADRQWFLSRHGVEVDGAPIAMSICRLIMETPGVTVIRDTFADDRTRDNPLCHGDGGFRFYAGTPLIARNGRSLGALAVLGTEPSDLDALGIEVLESQGRQVMAQLNLRKALRRADIMRREVDHRVKNSLQSVASLTRIQARQVHSDEAREALENVGRRINTVAALNQQLYASDSDRTVQLKPFLRSIVDLIRESIADEINIDLEAQDLAIDAGMAGAIAIIVNEFTTNSAKHAFEEGQSGTVTITARLAAPGRFTLICRDDGRGLDPERMGTGLGISILDSAIDQLSGEKVLLDRPGHGIQVTCRL; this is encoded by the coding sequence ATGTACGAGTCTGACTGGAATGAGCGCGAACGCCGCGCGACGCTTCACAGCTATGGGCTGACACCCAACGACGATACCACGTCGCTGGATGAGATCGTTCGTCTGACCGCACGGATCCTCGACAAGCCGATGGCCTTCATCTCGCTGGTCGAGGCCGATCGCCAATGGTTCCTGTCCCGCCACGGCGTCGAGGTCGACGGTGCACCGATCGCCATGTCGATATGTCGTCTCATCATGGAAACGCCCGGCGTGACCGTCATCCGCGACACGTTCGCGGACGACCGGACCCGCGACAACCCGCTCTGTCATGGCGATGGGGGCTTTCGCTTTTACGCGGGAACGCCGCTGATCGCGCGCAACGGTCGCAGCCTTGGTGCGCTCGCGGTTCTGGGAACGGAGCCTTCCGATCTCGATGCGCTCGGGATCGAGGTTCTCGAATCGCAGGGCCGGCAGGTGATGGCGCAGCTCAACCTGCGAAAGGCTCTGCGCCGCGCCGATATCATGCGGCGCGAGGTGGATCACCGGGTCAAGAACTCGCTGCAATCGGTGGCGTCGCTTACCCGGATCCAGGCCCGTCAGGTACATTCCGACGAGGCACGCGAGGCGCTCGAAAATGTGGGTCGTCGGATCAACACCGTCGCTGCCCTGAATCAGCAGCTCTATGCCTCCGACAGCGACCGGACGGTACAGCTCAAGCCCTTCCTGCGCTCGATCGTGGATCTGATCCGCGAGAGCATTGCCGACGAGATTAACATCGACCTTGAGGCACAGGATCTCGCGATAGATGCGGGCATGGCGGGTGCCATAGCGATCATTGTCAACGAATTCACCACGAACTCTGCTAAGCACGCCTTCGAAGAGGGTCAGTCGGGGACGGTAACGATCACGGCGCGGCTTGCCGCACCGGGACGCTTCACGCTGATTTGCCGCGACGACGGACGGGGGCTCGATCCCGAACGGATGGGCACGGGGCTCGGCATCTCGATCCTCGACAGCGCGATCGACCAGCTGAGCGGAGAGAAGGTTCTTCTCGACCGGCCCGGTCATGGAATTCAGGTGACCTGCAGGCTCTGA
- a CDS encoding DMT family transporter — MTGAVVSFISMAVAGRAVSLELDTFELMTYRSMIGVLLVLTIAGAAGTLGQVRVDRLGLHIVRNLFHFTGQNLWFFAIATIPLAQVFALEFTSPIWVALAAPLLLAERLTRMRIVAAILGFVGVLVVARPMIDGVGTGQIAAAAAAIGFAGSIVFTKILTRTESITCILFWLAVTQTIFGLICAAHDGRMALPSATTAPWLVLIGCAGLSAHFCLTTALSVAPATLVVPMDFARLPLIALIGMLFYAEPFDIYVLVGAAIIFGANYLNLWYESRR; from the coding sequence ATGACCGGGGCGGTCGTCTCGTTCATCTCGATGGCCGTTGCCGGGCGAGCCGTTTCGCTCGAACTCGATACGTTCGAGTTGATGACCTACCGTTCGATGATCGGCGTCTTGCTCGTTCTCACCATCGCCGGTGCCGCCGGGACGCTCGGTCAGGTTCGCGTCGACCGGCTGGGGCTGCATATCGTCCGCAACCTCTTTCACTTTACCGGTCAGAATCTATGGTTCTTCGCAATCGCAACGATCCCGCTCGCGCAGGTTTTCGCGCTCGAATTCACCTCGCCGATCTGGGTGGCGCTGGCCGCGCCGCTGCTCTTGGCCGAACGGCTGACACGGATGCGGATCGTCGCTGCGATCCTGGGCTTCGTGGGTGTCCTCGTCGTTGCGCGCCCGATGATCGACGGGGTGGGCACGGGCCAGATTGCCGCGGCCGCCGCGGCCATCGGCTTCGCGGGATCGATCGTCTTCACGAAGATCCTCACCCGTACAGAAAGCATCACCTGCATTCTCTTCTGGCTGGCGGTGACGCAGACGATCTTCGGTTTGATCTGCGCCGCCCATGACGGGCGGATGGCGCTGCCCTCGGCCACGACCGCGCCTTGGCTTGTCCTCATCGGTTGCGCGGGTCTCTCCGCCCATTTCTGCTTGACGACTGCCCTGTCGGTCGCGCCGGCCACGCTTGTCGTTCCTATGGACTTCGCGAGGTTACCCCTCATCGCGTTGATCGGAATGCTGTTCTATGCCGAACCCTTCGACATCTACGTCCTCGTGGGTGCAGCGATCATCTTCGGGGCGAACTACCTCAACCTTTGGTACGAGAGCCGACGCTAG
- a CDS encoding UDP-3-O-(3-hydroxymyristoyl)glucosamine N-acyltransferase, translating into MPLTLGDIAKGLNGRLMGDPDLPITGAAEPADAGPMDLALAMSPKYADRLGEGRARAAILWEGADWRALGLDGALHVQRPRLAMAHLSAMIDPGPEIAPGIHPTAIVDPGAEIGADPAIGPFVVIGRGAKIGDRARIVAHCTVGPDAQLGDDALLHPNVTIQHGVVIGHRFIAQPGAVIGGDGLSFVTPEASGVEKARASLVDQGEIVDQSWTRIHSLGTVVIGDDVEVGANTTIDRGTIRATRIGNGCKLDNLVQIAHNVVMGRDCLAAALTGIAGSTVIGDRCVFGGNTGVADNILIGDDVILTGGTKVVSNVPAGRVMMGYPAVRLDQHVDIYKALRRLPRFMRRFAAEQK; encoded by the coding sequence ATGCCCCTCACGCTCGGCGACATCGCGAAGGGTCTGAATGGCCGGTTGATGGGTGATCCCGATCTGCCCATCACGGGTGCGGCGGAGCCGGCGGATGCAGGCCCGATGGATCTGGCTCTCGCCATGAGCCCGAAATACGCCGACCGCCTGGGCGAGGGACGCGCCCGTGCCGCAATCCTCTGGGAAGGTGCCGACTGGCGTGCGCTGGGTCTCGACGGCGCGCTTCACGTTCAGCGTCCGCGGCTCGCCATGGCGCATCTCAGCGCGATGATAGATCCCGGCCCCGAGATCGCGCCCGGCATCCACCCGACAGCCATAGTCGACCCCGGTGCCGAGATCGGTGCCGACCCCGCGATCGGTCCGTTCGTCGTCATCGGGCGCGGTGCCAAGATTGGCGATCGGGCAAGAATCGTCGCGCATTGCACGGTCGGCCCGGATGCGCAGCTTGGCGACGATGCGCTTCTTCATCCGAACGTCACGATCCAGCACGGCGTGGTCATCGGCCACCGGTTCATCGCCCAGCCCGGCGCCGTGATCGGCGGCGACGGCCTGTCCTTCGTCACGCCGGAGGCGTCCGGCGTCGAAAAGGCGCGCGCCTCTCTCGTCGATCAGGGCGAGATCGTCGATCAATCCTGGACCCGCATCCACTCGCTCGGCACCGTTGTGATCGGCGACGATGTCGAGGTCGGTGCGAACACGACGATCGACCGTGGCACCATCCGCGCGACGCGCATCGGCAATGGCTGCAAGCTCGATAACCTCGTCCAGATCGCCCACAACGTCGTTATGGGACGCGATTGCCTCGCCGCGGCGCTGACTGGGATCGCGGGCTCCACCGTGATCGGTGACCGCTGCGTCTTCGGCGGCAATACCGGTGTCGCCGACAACATCCTGATCGGCGACGACGTAATCCTGACGGGCGGAACCAAGGTCGTTTCGAACGTTCCCGCCGGGCGGGTGATGATGGGATACCCGGCCGTCCGCCTCGATCAGCATGTCGACATCTACAAGGCATTGCGTCGATTGCCGCGCTTCATGCGCAGGTTCGCTGCGGAGCAGAAATAG
- the lipA gene encoding lipoyl synthase, with protein sequence MPRDLKIPEQRHPEKARRAETPRLKKPDWIRVKAPSGDGYKATRDIMREHKLVTVCEEAGCPNVGECWSQGHATMMIMGEICTRGCTFCNVATGRPDALDVFEPGRVADAVKKLGLNHVVITSVDRDDVDDGGAAHIAQTIRATRRQSPGTTIEVLTPDFLRCGPDALETVVDARPDVFNHNLETVPGLYPEVRPGARYFHSLRLLQRVKELDPSMFTKSGIMVGLGEDRQAVMQVMDDMRAADVDFITIGQYLQPTSRHHAVNRFVTPEEFASYEKAAWGKGFLMVSATPLTRSSYHAGDDFARLKDAREKSLA encoded by the coding sequence ATGCCCCGCGACTTGAAGATCCCCGAGCAGCGCCACCCGGAAAAAGCCCGCCGCGCCGAGACGCCGCGCCTCAAGAAGCCGGACTGGATCCGCGTGAAGGCCCCGAGCGGCGATGGCTACAAGGCGACGCGCGACATCATGCGCGAACACAAGCTTGTCACCGTCTGCGAAGAAGCGGGCTGCCCAAATGTGGGCGAGTGCTGGTCGCAGGGTCATGCCACGATGATGATCATGGGCGAGATCTGTACCCGCGGTTGCACCTTCTGCAACGTGGCAACGGGCCGCCCGGATGCGCTCGATGTGTTCGAGCCGGGACGCGTCGCCGACGCGGTCAAGAAGCTCGGCCTCAATCACGTGGTCATTACATCCGTCGATCGGGACGACGTTGATGACGGCGGGGCTGCCCACATCGCCCAGACAATCCGCGCGACGCGCCGGCAAAGCCCCGGCACGACGATCGAGGTCTTGACGCCGGATTTCCTGCGTTGCGGTCCCGATGCGCTCGAGACGGTGGTCGATGCAAGGCCCGATGTATTCAACCATAATCTCGAAACCGTTCCGGGTCTTTATCCTGAGGTACGGCCCGGCGCGCGGTACTTCCATTCGTTGCGGCTCCTGCAGCGGGTGAAGGAGCTCGATCCGTCGATGTTCACGAAGTCCGGTATCATGGTGGGCTTGGGCGAGGACCGTCAGGCCGTGATGCAGGTGATGGATGACATGCGTGCGGCCGACGTCGATTTCATCACGATCGGCCAGTATCTCCAGCCGACCTCGCGTCACCATGCGGTCAACCGCTTCGTTACGCCCGAGGAATTCGCAAGCTACGAGAAAGCCGCCTGGGGCAAGGGATTCCTGATGGTCTCTGCCACGCCGCTTACACGGTCGAGCTATCATGCAGGAGACGATTTTGCCCGCCTGAAGGATGCACGGGAAAAGTCACTGGCCTGA
- a CDS encoding DUF6456 domain-containing protein produces MKHTKFEDTPSEELIASEARRILRRLSEPGACLAVAQGMEKAVVVRENKDGQTVRTGTVDAEIAEAMALKGWIGTTGSGRVARYHIKPSGRVALKDMLSEIEVPASEAEEADPRGLRYGTVESPVMMLARRRDKNGEVFLTEDLVRAAERLREDFELARMGDGGGEQNWEEMMAQADAPELDPGVFHGPGVEAARSRVQAAMQDLGPGLGDVVLRACCHLEGMESIEARMGWAARSGKIVLRIGLQRLKRHFKLTQGSLSPMIG; encoded by the coding sequence ATGAAACATACGAAGTTCGAAGACACGCCGAGCGAGGAGCTGATCGCCAGCGAAGCCCGTCGCATCCTGCGCCGGCTGAGCGAGCCCGGTGCCTGCCTCGCCGTGGCGCAGGGCATGGAAAAGGCCGTCGTCGTTCGCGAGAACAAGGACGGACAGACAGTGCGCACTGGCACCGTCGATGCTGAGATCGCCGAGGCCATGGCGCTCAAGGGATGGATCGGCACGACCGGTTCGGGCCGCGTCGCGCGTTATCATATCAAGCCGTCCGGCCGTGTCGCTCTCAAGGACATGCTGAGCGAGATCGAGGTGCCGGCCTCCGAGGCCGAGGAGGCGGACCCGCGCGGCCTTCGCTACGGCACCGTCGAAAGCCCGGTGATGATGCTGGCGCGGCGGCGAGACAAGAATGGCGAGGTGTTCCTTACGGAAGACCTCGTTCGGGCCGCCGAACGGCTGCGCGAGGATTTCGAGCTCGCCCGGATGGGCGATGGTGGCGGTGAGCAGAACTGGGAAGAGATGATGGCGCAGGCCGATGCGCCCGAACTCGATCCGGGAGTGTTCCACGGGCCGGGCGTCGAGGCTGCGCGTTCCCGCGTTCAGGCAGCCATGCAGGATCTCGGTCCGGGCCTCGGCGATGTGGTGCTGAGAGCCTGCTGCCACCTCGAGGGGATGGAATCGATCGAGGCACGCATGGGCTGGGCCGCGCGGTCGGGCAAGATCGTGCTCCGGATCGGCCTGCAGCGGCTCAAGCGGCATTTCAAGCTCACGCAGGGATCGCTCTCGCCGATGATAGGGTGA
- a CDS encoding YcbK family protein: protein MEQSRSTGLTRRALLGAFAATAVTAAPTYAQAFGFLRGAGDVRRIKMYNGRTGESLDTVYWVEGNYIKDALAEVNHFMRDWRNGQVKSIDTRTIDIMAAAHNMMDTSEAYTLISGYRSPQTNNMLRSRSSGVAKNSRHLSGEAADLRMNSRSVAQMFSAASACAAGGVGRYSSSNFVHMDCGPVRSWGR from the coding sequence ATGGAACAATCACGCTCGACGGGTCTGACACGGCGTGCCCTTCTGGGAGCCTTCGCAGCGACGGCAGTGACCGCTGCGCCCACATACGCACAAGCCTTCGGGTTCTTGCGTGGCGCTGGCGATGTGCGCCGGATCAAGATGTATAACGGACGCACGGGCGAGAGCCTTGATACCGTCTACTGGGTCGAGGGAAACTACATCAAGGATGCCCTGGCCGAAGTGAATCACTTCATGCGCGATTGGCGCAACGGACAGGTTAAGTCGATCGACACCCGAACGATCGACATCATGGCAGCCGCCCACAACATGATGGATACGAGCGAGGCCTACACGCTGATCTCGGGGTACCGCTCCCCGCAGACCAACAATATGCTTCGCAGCCGGTCGTCGGGCGTGGCGAAAAATTCGCGTCATCTGAGCGGCGAAGCCGCCGATCTGCGGATGAATTCGCGTTCGGTTGCCCAGATGTTCAGCGCGGCCTCGGCCTGTGCGGCAGGCGGCGTCGGACGGTATTCGTCCTCGAACTTTGTTCATATGGATTGTGGCCCGGTCCGCAGTTGGGGCCGCTGA